In Saccharothrix violaceirubra, the following are encoded in one genomic region:
- a CDS encoding Ppx/GppA phosphatase family protein — MGRVAAIDCGTNSIRLLVADVSTSDDGALSLRDVHREMRVVRLGQGVDATGVLSAEALARTRAALVDYTNVLRRKGAERVRMVATSATRDAANQDEFFSMTREVLGVSAEVISGDEEARLSFTGAVSDVDSSGGPFLVSDIGGGSTELVLGDWDGVRGEVAAARSVDIGCVRITERCLASDPPTEAEVSRAVSVASSVLAEAFAAVPVEKARTWIGVAGTVTTLVAVAQGLTAYDPYSIHLARLTVDEVRETTSRLLSMTREERAALGAMHPGRVDVICGGALVVRTLAEHLASVGVTELVASEHDILDGIAFSLA; from the coding sequence ATGGGGCGTGTTGCCGCGATCGACTGCGGGACGAACTCGATTCGTCTGCTGGTCGCCGATGTGTCCACGTCGGACGACGGTGCGCTGTCGTTGCGCGACGTGCACCGGGAGATGCGGGTCGTCCGGCTGGGGCAGGGGGTCGACGCCACCGGGGTGTTGAGCGCCGAGGCGTTGGCGCGGACCCGTGCGGCGTTGGTCGACTACACGAACGTGTTGCGGCGCAAGGGAGCCGAGCGGGTCCGGATGGTGGCCACGTCCGCGACGCGCGACGCGGCGAACCAGGACGAGTTCTTCTCGATGACCCGTGAGGTGCTGGGCGTCTCGGCCGAGGTGATCTCGGGGGACGAGGAGGCCCGGTTGTCCTTCACCGGCGCGGTGTCCGATGTGGACTCTTCCGGCGGGCCGTTCCTGGTGTCCGACATCGGTGGCGGGTCCACCGAGTTGGTGTTGGGCGACTGGGACGGTGTCCGCGGGGAGGTCGCGGCGGCCCGGTCGGTGGACATCGGGTGCGTGCGGATCACCGAGCGGTGCCTGGCTTCCGACCCGCCCACGGAGGCCGAGGTGTCGCGGGCCGTCTCGGTGGCTTCTTCGGTGTTGGCCGAGGCTTTCGCGGCCGTGCCGGTGGAGAAGGCCCGGACGTGGATCGGGGTCGCGGGGACGGTCACCACGCTGGTGGCCGTGGCTCAGGGGTTGACCGCCTACGACCCGTACTCGATCCACTTGGCGCGGTTGACGGTCGACGAGGTCCGGGAGACCACGTCGCGGTTGTTGTCGATGACGCGGGAGGAGCGGGCGGCTCTGGGTGCGATGCACCCCGGGCGGGTGGATGTCATCTGCGGTGGGGCTTTGGTGGTGCGGACGTTGGCCGAGCACCTGGCGTCCGTCGGGGTGACCGAGCTGGTGGCCAGTGAGCACGACATCCTGGACGGCATCGCCTTCTCCCTGGCCTGA